From one Gallionella capsiferriformans ES-2 genomic stretch:
- a CDS encoding M23 family metallopeptidase, translating to MNIILVSNRCTQSRSIYLTGWHVFLCIVLLVALTAAAVLGMMRFAPAGLDKVGIRPNQLVYQRSNLSALALKLGEMQARVQRLDALGGRLVKLTGMKPEEFQFDQPPAQGGPLVTAGPLSLATLAQQLETLAHVVDDRSDKLMALQTLLMQNQLSRGLLPSIVPIENGVYTSNFGWRVDPFSGSSAMHEGVDFMAEPGTPIFASAGGVVVYADTHAQYGNMVEIDHGNDIVTRYAHASKLLVKAGQVVRRGDKVAEVGSTGRSTGNHLHFEVRYKGSAQNPVRFLQNAAG from the coding sequence ATGAATATTATTCTAGTTTCCAATCGCTGCACACAGTCACGCAGTATATATTTGACTGGATGGCATGTGTTCTTGTGCATCGTGTTGTTAGTTGCTCTGACTGCAGCGGCTGTACTTGGCATGATGCGTTTTGCGCCGGCGGGACTCGATAAGGTGGGAATTCGCCCCAATCAACTCGTGTATCAGCGCAGTAACCTCTCTGCACTAGCGTTGAAGCTGGGCGAAATGCAGGCGCGCGTACAGCGGCTCGATGCGCTGGGTGGACGGCTTGTTAAGCTCACCGGGATGAAGCCTGAAGAATTTCAATTTGATCAGCCGCCGGCTCAAGGTGGGCCGCTGGTCACTGCAGGACCGCTTTCCTTGGCGACTTTAGCGCAGCAACTCGAAACGCTCGCTCATGTGGTGGACGACAGGAGCGATAAGCTGATGGCGCTGCAGACGCTGCTAATGCAAAACCAGTTGAGTCGCGGACTTCTACCATCCATTGTGCCGATCGAAAACGGCGTATATACATCGAATTTTGGCTGGCGTGTCGATCCCTTTAGCGGTAGCAGCGCGATGCACGAGGGGGTGGATTTTATGGCGGAGCCGGGTACGCCCATATTTGCCTCGGCTGGCGGTGTGGTGGTGTATGCGGATACCCATGCTCAGTATGGTAATATGGTAGAAATTGATCATGGTAACGATATCGTAACGCGTTATGCGCACGCGTCGAAACTGCTGGTCAAGGCGGGTCAGGTTGTACGGCGCGGCGACAAGGTTGCTGAGGTGGGTAGCACGGGTCGTTCGACGGGTAATCATTTGCATTTCGAAGTGCGGTACAAGGGCAGCGCCCAGAATCCCGTACGTTTTTTGCAAAATGCAGCAGGTTAA
- a CDS encoding ATP-binding protein — translation MSALNQFLARAEGLLARLEGIVPGAAVQAPDWAIAAAFRWDHRQRILSPVANFQRIRLADLLGIDDQKQRIQQNTRQFVAGGTANNVLLSGARGTGKSSLVKALLNEYADAGLRVIQIDKQGLTDLPVIVGLVEGRAERFILYCDDLSFNADEEGYQTLKAALDGDLVAFSDNLLIYATSNRRHLMPDYMSDNLATRYDGDEIHPAESVEEKVSLSERFGLWISFYPFSQDEYLAICERWLQYHGRRGGMTDEVRRAALQWSLSRGSRSGRVAGQFAKDWCGRQA, via the coding sequence TTGAGCGCGCTCAATCAGTTTTTGGCCCGCGCAGAAGGGTTGCTCGCGCGACTCGAGGGTATCGTGCCGGGGGCTGCTGTGCAGGCGCCCGACTGGGCGATCGCTGCGGCCTTTCGCTGGGATCACCGGCAGCGCATTCTGTCGCCGGTGGCCAATTTTCAGCGCATACGCTTAGCTGACCTGCTCGGTATCGACGACCAGAAGCAACGCATACAGCAAAATACCCGTCAATTCGTCGCTGGGGGTACAGCCAATAATGTGCTGCTGTCGGGTGCGCGCGGTACCGGAAAATCATCTCTGGTTAAAGCCTTGCTCAATGAATATGCCGATGCCGGTTTGCGCGTGATTCAGATCGACAAGCAGGGATTGACGGATTTGCCTGTCATTGTGGGGCTGGTCGAGGGGCGGGCTGAGCGCTTTATTCTGTATTGTGACGATTTGTCGTTCAATGCCGATGAAGAGGGTTACCAGACCCTCAAAGCGGCACTCGATGGGGATCTGGTGGCGTTTTCCGATAATTTGCTGATCTATGCGACGTCGAACCGCCGCCATCTGATGCCCGATTACATGAGTGATAATCTCGCGACGCGCTATGACGGCGACGAGATTCACCCCGCCGAAAGCGTCGAAGAGAAAGTTTCGTTATCCGAACGCTTTGGTCTGTGGATTTCCTTTTATCCGTTCAGTCAGGATGAGTATCTGGCGATTTGTGAGCGCTGGTTGCAGTATCACGGCAGGCGGGGCGGTATGACGGATGAAGTGCGCCGCGCCGCGCTGCAATGGTCGCTGTCACGCGGGTCGCGCAGCGGTCGTGTGGCGGGACAGTTTGCAAAAGACTGGTGTGGCCGACAGGCGTAG
- the ftsZ gene encoding cell division protein FtsZ translates to MFEIMEAESQDAVIKVIGVGGCGGNAVDHMIEQGVQGVEFIAINTDAQALNRSRAPTQLQIGAAITKGLGAGAKPSVGKAAAEEDRERIKSMISGANMVFITAGMGGGTGTGAAPIVAQIAREMNILTVAVVTKPFAYEGNRMRFAADGIKALQEHVDSLIIVPNSKLMEVLGNDVTVPEAFKAANGVLQGAVAGIAEVINAPGLINVDFADVCTVMSENGMAMMGSAVASGPDRARIAAERAIASPLLEDMDLTGARGVLVNITSTSSLKLREMDEVMACVQFAAEEATVILGSVFDESMGDDLRVTVVATGLGGRKSKPELVYVEQESKRTGTHDMPISNVNYAELETPTAFRSGRRAAVEAMEKNGVETYDIPSFLRKQAD, encoded by the coding sequence ATGTTTGAAATCATGGAAGCGGAATCTCAGGATGCGGTAATCAAGGTAATCGGTGTAGGCGGGTGTGGTGGTAATGCGGTCGATCATATGATCGAACAAGGCGTGCAGGGTGTTGAATTTATCGCCATCAATACCGATGCTCAGGCTTTGAACCGTAGTCGCGCACCGACACAGCTGCAAATCGGCGCTGCGATTACCAAGGGTCTGGGAGCCGGTGCCAAGCCATCCGTCGGCAAAGCAGCCGCTGAAGAGGATCGTGAGCGTATCAAGTCGATGATCAGCGGCGCCAACATGGTGTTCATCACGGCCGGTATGGGCGGTGGAACCGGAACGGGAGCGGCACCGATTGTGGCGCAAATTGCCCGCGAGATGAATATCCTGACCGTGGCCGTGGTGACCAAGCCGTTCGCTTATGAAGGTAATCGCATGCGATTTGCAGCCGACGGTATCAAAGCGCTGCAGGAACACGTCGATTCATTGATTATCGTGCCTAACTCCAAACTGATGGAAGTGCTGGGTAATGACGTGACGGTGCCGGAAGCGTTTAAGGCTGCGAACGGCGTATTGCAAGGCGCGGTGGCCGGTATCGCCGAAGTGATCAATGCACCGGGTTTGATCAATGTCGACTTTGCAGACGTATGCACGGTGATGTCTGAAAACGGAATGGCGATGATGGGTTCGGCTGTTGCATCCGGTCCCGACCGTGCAAGAATTGCTGCCGAACGCGCTATCGCAAGTCCGTTGCTCGAAGACATGGATCTGACGGGTGCACGTGGCGTTCTGGTTAATATCACGTCGACCAGTTCATTGAAACTGAGAGAGATGGATGAAGTGATGGCGTGTGTGCAATTTGCTGCAGAAGAAGCTACGGTCATCTTAGGTTCTGTGTTCGACGAATCGATGGGTGACGATCTGCGTGTGACCGTGGTCGCGACGGGATTGGGCGGACGTAAATCTAAGCCTGAATTGGTCTACGTTGAGCAAGAGAGCAAACGCACCGGTACGCACGATATGCCTATCTCTAATGTGAATTATGCTGAACTTGAAACACCCACCGCATTCCGCAGCGGGCGTCGTGCAGCCGTTGAGGCAATGGAGAAAAATGGCGTAGAAACTTACGACATTCCATCGTTTTTGCGTAAACAGGCTGATTAA
- the secA gene encoding preprotein translocase subunit SecA, with amino-acid sequence MISKALKSIFGSRNDRLLKQYRSTVKEINKLEATMATLSDEALREKTISFRQRFEQGETLEAMLPEAFAVVREAGTRALGMRHYDVQMIGGMVLHYGKIAEMRTGEGKTLMATLPVYLNAISGRGVHVVTVNDYLASRDAAWMGRLYRFLGLSVGVIVSQMPSDEKQAAYAADITYGTNNEFGFDYLRDNMASQMGERFQRKLNYAIVDEVDSILIDEARTPLIISGQAEGDVNVYMQINELVQKLVRQIEEEGPGDYSVDEKNHQILLSEIGHEHAENILTEAGLLPENGSLYDAANISLIHHLYAALRAHALYHKDQNYVVQDGEVVIVDEHTGRLMSGRRWSDGLHQAVEAKEGVEIKKENQTLASITFQNYFRMYNKLGGMTGTADTEAYEFQQIYNLETVIIPPNRPTVRRDMMDKVYLTAMEKYRAVIVDIKDCYERGQPVLVGTTSIENSELLSHLLEKENLPHQVLNAKQHAREAEIVAQAGQPKMVTIATNMAGRGTDIVLGGSIERQIEAVQGDETLDEAAKIAQIEQLKSTWTIVHEQVIKCGGLHIIGTERHESRRVDNQLRGRSGRQGDPGSSRFYLSLEDPLLRIFASDRVAAIMNKFKLPEGEAIEHVWVTRAIENAQRKVEARNFDMRKQILEYDDVANDQRKVIYQQRTELLESDDITETVQGMRDSVLDDTISQYIVPHSMEEQWDVPGLEKALAVEFHLELPLAQWLEEDNSFNEAGLRNRVLEEAMQRYRAKVELVGADGMHHYERAIMLQSVDVHWREHLAALDQLRQGIHLRGYAQKNPKQEYKREAFELFSSMLDVIKREVTQVLMTVQVRSEAEIEAVEATTAVENVQYHHADYEEALAQDATSVSTDEAVQTFVRDGRKIGRNDPCPCGSGKKYKQCHGQLN; translated from the coding sequence ATGATTTCAAAAGCACTTAAGAGTATTTTCGGTAGTCGCAACGATCGCCTGCTCAAGCAGTATCGGTCGACCGTCAAAGAGATTAATAAGCTTGAAGCTACGATGGCGACGCTCTCTGATGAGGCGTTGCGCGAAAAGACGATTAGCTTCAGGCAGCGTTTCGAACAGGGTGAGACGCTGGAGGCAATGTTGCCCGAAGCGTTTGCCGTGGTGCGCGAGGCAGGTACGCGCGCGCTGGGGATGCGTCACTACGATGTGCAGATGATAGGCGGTATGGTGCTGCATTACGGCAAGATCGCCGAGATGCGTACCGGCGAAGGTAAGACGCTGATGGCGACCCTGCCTGTTTATCTGAATGCAATTTCAGGGCGCGGTGTACACGTGGTCACCGTCAATGATTATCTGGCCTCGCGCGATGCGGCTTGGATGGGGAGACTCTACCGTTTTCTGGGGCTGAGTGTCGGTGTGATCGTATCGCAGATGCCATCGGATGAAAAACAAGCGGCTTATGCGGCTGACATCACCTACGGCACTAACAATGAATTCGGTTTTGATTACCTGCGCGACAATATGGCCAGCCAGATGGGCGAGCGCTTTCAGCGCAAACTCAACTACGCCATTGTCGATGAAGTCGATTCGATCCTGATCGACGAGGCGCGTACCCCGCTGATTATTTCTGGGCAGGCGGAAGGCGACGTCAATGTCTATATGCAGATCAACGAACTGGTGCAGAAACTGGTGCGCCAGATCGAAGAAGAGGGGCCGGGAGACTATTCGGTCGATGAAAAAAATCATCAGATATTGTTGTCAGAAATTGGTCACGAGCATGCCGAAAATATCCTGACCGAAGCGGGTCTTCTGCCGGAAAACGGCAGTTTGTATGACGCGGCGAACATCAGCTTGATTCATCATTTGTATGCGGCACTGCGCGCCCACGCGCTGTATCACAAGGATCAAAACTACGTGGTGCAGGATGGTGAAGTGGTCATCGTCGATGAGCATACTGGCCGGTTGATGTCGGGTCGTCGCTGGTCGGACGGCTTGCATCAGGCGGTCGAAGCCAAAGAAGGCGTTGAAATTAAGAAGGAAAATCAGACGCTTGCGTCGATTACCTTCCAGAATTATTTCCGTATGTACAACAAGCTGGGCGGTATGACGGGAACGGCAGACACCGAAGCTTACGAATTTCAGCAGATTTACAATCTGGAAACCGTCATCATCCCACCGAATCGTCCGACGGTACGTCGCGATATGATGGACAAGGTGTATTTGACGGCGATGGAAAAATATCGCGCGGTTATCGTCGATATCAAAGACTGTTACGAGCGCGGGCAGCCGGTACTGGTCGGTACGACGTCGATTGAGAATTCCGAATTGCTTTCGCATCTGTTGGAAAAGGAAAATCTGCCGCATCAGGTGCTCAATGCCAAGCAGCATGCGCGTGAGGCGGAGATCGTCGCGCAAGCCGGGCAACCCAAGATGGTCACCATTGCAACGAATATGGCCGGACGTGGTACGGATATCGTGTTGGGCGGCAGTATCGAGCGTCAGATAGAAGCCGTACAAGGCGATGAGACGCTGGATGAAGCAGCTAAAATCGCGCAGATTGAGCAGTTGAAATCTACCTGGACGATCGTACACGAGCAGGTTATCAAGTGCGGCGGTTTGCATATTATCGGTACGGAGCGCCACGAATCGCGGCGCGTGGATAATCAGTTGCGCGGCCGTTCGGGTCGTCAGGGAGATCCTGGATCGAGCCGCTTTTATCTGTCGCTGGAAGACCCGTTGCTGCGTATTTTTGCCTCCGATCGGGTTGCGGCGATCATGAATAAGTTCAAATTGCCTGAAGGCGAGGCGATTGAGCACGTCTGGGTGACACGCGCGATTGAAAATGCGCAGCGCAAGGTTGAGGCGCGCAATTTCGATATGCGTAAGCAGATCCTCGAATACGACGATGTGGCGAACGATCAGCGTAAGGTGATCTATCAGCAGCGCACTGAACTGCTCGAAAGCGATGATATTACCGAGACGGTGCAAGGCATGCGCGATAGCGTGCTGGACGATACGATCAGCCAGTACATCGTGCCGCACAGCATGGAAGAGCAATGGGATGTGCCAGGTCTTGAAAAGGCGCTTGCAGTTGAATTCCACCTTGAGCTGCCTCTGGCGCAATGGCTGGAAGAAGACAATAGTTTCAACGAGGCAGGACTGCGCAACCGTGTACTTGAAGAGGCCATGCAGCGCTATCGCGCCAAGGTCGAACTGGTGGGGGCTGACGGAATGCATCACTATGAGCGTGCCATCATGCTGCAGAGCGTCGATGTGCACTGGCGTGAGCATCTGGCAGCGCTTGATCAGTTGCGTCAGGGCATCCATCTGCGCGGCTATGCGCAGAAGAATCCGAAGCAGGAATACAAGCGCGAAGCCTTCGAATTGTTTTCATCTATGCTGGACGTCATCAAGCGCGAAGTGACTCAGGTATTGATGACGGTTCAGGTGCGCAGCGAGGCGGAAATCGAAGCGGTAGAAGCCACGACTGCCGTTGAAAATGTGCAGTATCACCATGCCGATTACGAAGAAGCGCTGGCTCAGGATGCGACCAGTGTGTCAACCGATGAGGCGGTTCAAACGTTTGTACGCGATGGGCGGAAAATTGGACGCAATGATCCTTGTCCCTGCGGTTCTGGAAAGAAATATAAACAGTGTCATGGACAATTAAATTAA
- a CDS encoding cell division protein FtsQ/DivIB, translating to MWDNAPLLRGMASVLFFCSIVVMLYGAVHYVVHMPKLLPIKSVRLASAPERVMSDEVKAVVRQVVQGNFLTVDIDTLRRSLEKLSWVRNVSVRREFPNGLVVQFEEHQALAHWNDVALVNRQGEVFTAETTQSLPRFTGYEGTSAEVTQQYAKFGAQLAALNLQVEQLALSPRHAWQLRLSNDMVVELGREALSQRLARFIAVYPYGLAPQGDAEREIQVVDMRYRNGYAVRRRQGNA from the coding sequence ATGTGGGATAACGCCCCGTTGTTGCGCGGTATGGCAAGCGTGCTGTTTTTTTGCAGCATTGTTGTCATGTTGTACGGCGCGGTTCACTACGTGGTGCATATGCCGAAGCTGCTCCCTATCAAGAGCGTGCGCTTAGCCTCTGCGCCGGAGCGGGTGATGAGCGATGAGGTAAAAGCGGTCGTCAGGCAGGTGGTGCAGGGAAATTTTTTGACGGTGGATATCGACACACTCAGGCGCTCACTGGAGAAATTGTCCTGGGTACGCAATGTCAGCGTGCGTCGTGAATTTCCGAACGGGCTGGTTGTGCAGTTTGAAGAGCATCAGGCTTTAGCGCACTGGAATGACGTGGCTTTAGTGAACAGGCAGGGCGAGGTGTTTACAGCGGAGACGACGCAATCGTTGCCAAGATTTACAGGCTATGAAGGCACCTCAGCCGAGGTGACGCAGCAATATGCGAAGTTTGGCGCGCAACTGGCAGCCTTGAATTTGCAGGTGGAGCAATTGGCGTTGTCGCCGAGGCATGCATGGCAATTGCGATTGAGCAACGACATGGTTGTCGAATTGGGTCGTGAGGCGCTCAGTCAGCGACTGGCACGCTTTATTGCGGTCTACCCGTACGGGTTAGCGCCACAGGGAGACGCCGAGCGTGAAATTCAGGTGGTTGATATGCGCTACCGAAACGGATACGCGGTTAGAAGGCGGCAAGGCAATGCATAG
- a CDS encoding Crp/Fnr family transcriptional regulator, which produces MSLVIDTLRTSPVTEELSQAEVEILAGLFEVQEFKAGDIIVQPNDVQPDNLYILASGEVDVKIESGGDESTVHVLKPGDLAGMITFAGGAATHISATLYAVGPTKVLSMARARFETLINTHPMLVYRVMRGIIRNMHGIVRRVNIESAELSNYIYKTGGRY; this is translated from the coding sequence ATGTCATTAGTAATTGATACGCTGCGCACCTCGCCGGTCACGGAAGAGTTGAGTCAGGCGGAAGTGGAAATTCTGGCAGGCTTGTTTGAAGTGCAGGAATTCAAAGCGGGCGATATCATCGTTCAGCCTAATGATGTGCAGCCTGATAATTTGTATATCCTCGCCTCGGGTGAAGTGGACGTTAAGATCGAAAGCGGTGGGGACGAGTCCACTGTGCATGTGCTAAAACCGGGCGATCTGGCCGGCATGATTACCTTTGCGGGCGGGGCTGCGACCCACATCAGTGCGACTCTGTATGCGGTCGGACCGACCAAAGTGTTGAGCATGGCGCGCGCGCGTTTCGAAACGCTGATCAATACGCATCCTATGCTGGTTTATCGCGTGATGCGCGGCATCATTCGCAATATGCACGGTATCGTGCGTCGTGTGAATATTGAATCTGCTGAGTTGTCGAATTACATCTACAAGACCGGTGGTCGTTACTAA
- a CDS encoding DUF721 domain-containing protein, with the protein MNSSSQLRELLNAVQSLTELQHHFNQVAPAYLSAHCQVLGLRQGTLSIAASNGTLAAKLRQLAPELVTKLQDKGCEVSGIRVKVQVSYAVVKTRPAPRLLSNTAKNQLHALSDNLPESPLKFALEKFSKS; encoded by the coding sequence ATGAACAGCAGTAGCCAACTGCGCGAACTGCTCAACGCCGTGCAGTCTCTGACCGAACTGCAACACCACTTCAATCAGGTCGCGCCGGCTTATCTGTCCGCACACTGCCAAGTGTTGGGTCTTCGTCAGGGAACGCTCAGCATTGCCGCATCGAATGGCACACTCGCCGCAAAACTGCGCCAACTGGCTCCTGAATTAGTGACCAAACTACAAGACAAGGGTTGCGAGGTTAGCGGAATCAGGGTCAAGGTGCAAGTGAGCTATGCCGTGGTTAAAACGCGGCCTGCACCTCGTTTGCTAAGCAATACAGCAAAGAACCAATTGCACGCACTCAGCGACAATCTTCCCGAATCACCACTCAAATTTGCGTTAGAGAAGTTTTCAAAATCGTAG
- the argJ gene encoding bifunctional glutamate N-acetyltransferase/amino-acid acetyltransferase ArgJ, translating into MPVNLNPPVAKQLLPVAGVTLGIAEANIKRENRKDLLVMQLCEGAKVAGVFTQNRFCAAPVIVAREHLAADEGIRALVVNTGNANAGTGEQGLLDARMTCAALAGLLGCKSNQILPFSTGVIMEPLPVAKIAAGLPAAVANMTGDNWFDAAHAIMTTDIVAKAISKQVVVEGVTVTITGIAKGSGMIHPNMATMLGYIATDVTISQALLQQLVTTAANRSFNCITVDGDTSTNDALMLIATGQAAHNEVTSQDSAVYGVLLDAISEVAIYLAQAIVRDGEGATKFITVKIEGGRDEEECKKIGYAIAHSPLVKTAFFASDPNLGRILAAIGYAGVEDLDVSALQLYLDDVLVAENGGRAASYQEADGQRVMAQSDITIRVVLNRSDVNATLWTCDFSYDYVKINASYRS; encoded by the coding sequence ATGCCGGTTAATCTGAATCCGCCCGTAGCAAAGCAACTGTTGCCCGTCGCGGGCGTCACCTTGGGTATCGCAGAAGCAAATATCAAGCGGGAAAACCGCAAGGATTTGCTGGTTATGCAGCTGTGCGAGGGTGCAAAAGTCGCCGGCGTGTTCACCCAAAATCGTTTTTGCGCGGCACCGGTGATTGTTGCGCGCGAGCATTTGGCCGCAGATGAAGGTATTCGTGCGCTGGTGGTTAATACCGGCAATGCGAATGCGGGCACCGGTGAACAAGGGCTGCTGGATGCGCGCATGACTTGCGCTGCGCTGGCAGGTTTGCTTGGCTGCAAGTCTAACCAGATCCTGCCATTTTCGACCGGCGTGATTATGGAACCGTTGCCTGTTGCGAAAATTGCCGCCGGGCTGCCTGCGGCCGTTGCCAATATGACAGGTGATAACTGGTTCGATGCGGCTCATGCCATCATGACCACCGATATCGTCGCCAAGGCGATTTCAAAACAGGTCGTCGTTGAGGGCGTAACGGTCACGATCACGGGTATCGCCAAGGGGTCGGGCATGATCCATCCCAATATGGCGACTATGCTGGGCTATATCGCAACCGATGTGACTATCTCGCAGGCGCTGTTGCAACAGCTGGTGACCACGGCGGCAAACCGCTCTTTCAACTGCATCACCGTGGATGGCGATACCTCTACCAATGATGCGCTGATGCTGATTGCGACCGGACAAGCCGCGCACAATGAAGTGACGTCGCAGGATAGCGCAGTTTACGGCGTGTTGCTCGATGCAATCAGCGAGGTTGCGATTTATCTTGCGCAGGCAATCGTGCGTGACGGCGAAGGCGCGACTAAATTCATCACCGTCAAAATTGAAGGCGGGCGTGATGAAGAGGAGTGCAAAAAAATAGGGTACGCGATCGCACACTCTCCACTGGTTAAGACGGCGTTTTTCGCCTCAGACCCTAATCTGGGGCGTATTCTGGCCGCAATCGGTTATGCGGGCGTAGAGGATCTGGACGTGTCGGCCCTCCAGCTGTATCTGGATGATGTGCTGGTCGCCGAAAATGGCGGTCGTGCCGCAAGTTATCAGGAGGCCGACGGTCAGCGCGTGATGGCTCAGTCTGATATCACCATCCGTGTGGTGTTAAACCGCAGCGATGTGAATGCGACGCTGTGGACTTGCGACTTTTCCTACGATTACGTCAAGATCAACGCCAGCTACCGCAGCTAA
- the lpxC gene encoding UDP-3-O-acyl-N-acetylglucosamine deacetylase yields MVKQRTLKTSVSVTGVGLHSGEKVTLSLRPGQVDGGIVFRRVDVKPVQDIQARPHLVHDTRLSTCMEQNGVRVATIEHLMSALAGLGVDNAIVEMDGAEVPIMDGSAGTFIFLLQSAGIVEQSAAKKFIRIKKPVEVVQGDKWVRFEPYNGYKLTFTINFAHPVFASSKQHVTVDLNEHSYIRDISRARTFGFMQDVENMRAQGLALGGSLDNAIVMDEYRVLNPDGLRFEDEFVKHKVLDAIGDLYLLGHAVIGAFSGFKSGHALNNALLRALLADEMAWEFVTFNDVDDAPDFLRLQVA; encoded by the coding sequence ATGGTTAAGCAGCGTACCTTGAAAACCTCTGTCAGCGTGACCGGAGTCGGCTTGCACAGCGGCGAGAAAGTCACGCTGTCTTTGCGTCCCGGTCAAGTCGACGGTGGTATCGTATTTCGTCGTGTCGATGTCAAACCGGTACAAGACATACAGGCGCGACCGCATCTGGTGCATGACACCCGTTTGTCGACGTGTATGGAGCAGAACGGAGTGCGCGTGGCAACGATCGAGCATCTGATGTCCGCGTTGGCGGGCTTAGGGGTCGATAACGCCATCGTTGAAATGGACGGTGCCGAAGTGCCGATCATGGATGGCAGTGCGGGCACCTTCATCTTCTTGCTGCAGTCAGCTGGTATCGTCGAGCAATCGGCAGCCAAAAAATTCATCCGTATCAAGAAGCCAGTAGAGGTCGTGCAGGGTGACAAATGGGTCAGATTCGAGCCTTATAACGGCTATAAATTGACCTTTACCATCAATTTTGCGCATCCTGTATTTGCCAGTTCCAAGCAGCATGTGACGGTGGATCTTAACGAACACTCCTATATTCGCGACATCAGTCGCGCGCGCACCTTCGGTTTTATGCAGGATGTTGAGAATATGCGCGCGCAGGGGTTGGCGCTGGGCGGTAGCCTGGATAATGCAATCGTCATGGATGAGTATCGGGTGCTCAATCCTGATGGACTTCGTTTCGAGGATGAGTTTGTCAAACATAAGGTGCTTGATGCAATCGGGGATTTGTATCTGCTTGGGCACGCCGTGATCGGGGCATTTTCCGGATTTAAATCGGGACATGCGTTGAATAATGCCTTGCTCAGAGCGTTGCTCGCCGATGAAATGGCGTGGGAATTCGTCACCTTTAACGACGTGGACGATGCACCTGATTTTTTGCGCTTGCAGGTAGCCTAA
- the ftsA gene encoding cell division protein FtsA codes for MSRNKEAKNLVVGLDIGTSKIVAIVGEVKPDGALEVIGMGMHESSGLKKGMVVNIEATVGAIQRALEEAELMADCKITEVHTGIAGSHIRSVNSSGMVKIKEKEVTQADVDRVLETASSISMPADQQKLHVLEQAFSIDGQDGIKKPLGMSGMRLDVEVHIVTGAVAAVQNIMKCIHRCGLEVNELILQPLASSRAVLADDEMDLGVCLVDIGGGTTDIAVFTGGSIRHTAVIPIAGDQITNDIAMALRTPTQDAEDIKIRHGCALRQLADDGTIEVPGVGDRGPRMLSRQTLAEVIEPRVEELYSLVQAELRRSGFDDLLSSGIVITGGSSAMQGMVELGEEIFHLPVRLGIPKYVGGLLDVVKTPRMATGVGLLLYGLEYHKNNEATRMQGNSFGDVLAKMKSWF; via the coding sequence ATGAGCAGAAATAAGGAAGCGAAGAATCTGGTGGTAGGCCTCGATATCGGCACGTCCAAGATTGTGGCTATCGTAGGTGAAGTCAAACCTGACGGTGCGCTGGAAGTGATCGGCATGGGCATGCACGAATCATCGGGCCTGAAAAAGGGCATGGTGGTCAACATTGAGGCGACGGTAGGCGCGATCCAGCGCGCGCTCGAAGAAGCTGAACTGATGGCGGATTGCAAAATCACCGAGGTGCACACAGGTATTGCGGGCAGTCACATTCGCAGTGTGAATTCCAGCGGTATGGTGAAGATCAAGGAAAAGGAAGTCACGCAGGCGGATGTGGACCGGGTACTGGAAACCGCAAGTTCCATCAGTATGCCTGCCGATCAGCAGAAACTGCATGTGCTGGAACAGGCCTTTAGCATAGACGGCCAGGATGGCATCAAAAAGCCGTTGGGCATGAGCGGGATGCGACTCGATGTCGAAGTGCATATCGTCACCGGTGCGGTTGCAGCCGTGCAGAACATTATGAAGTGCATTCACCGTTGCGGACTGGAAGTCAACGAGTTGATTTTGCAGCCGCTCGCATCGAGTCGCGCGGTGCTGGCCGATGATGAAATGGATTTGGGTGTCTGTCTGGTTGATATCGGCGGCGGCACAACCGACATCGCAGTGTTTACCGGCGGTTCGATACGTCACACCGCCGTGATTCCAATTGCCGGCGATCAGATCACCAACGACATCGCGATGGCGTTGCGCACACCGACTCAGGATGCCGAAGACATCAAGATTCGTCACGGTTGTGCGCTGCGCCAGCTGGCGGACGACGGTACGATCGAAGTGCCAGGCGTAGGTGATCGCGGCCCGCGCATGTTATCGCGGCAAACGCTGGCTGAAGTGATTGAGCCGCGCGTCGAGGAACTGTATTCGCTGGTGCAGGCGGAATTGCGCCGCAGCGGATTTGACGACTTATTGTCGTCAGGGATTGTGATTACCGGCGGGAGCAGCGCCATGCAAGGTATGGTTGAGCTGGGCGAAGAAATATTCCATTTGCCGGTCAGACTGGGGATTCCCAAATACGTCGGGGGGTTACTGGATGTCGTGAAAACGCCGCGTATGGCGACAGGCGTGGGATTGCTGTTATATGGGCTTGAATACCATAAAAATAATGAAGCGACACGAATGCAGGGCAATTCATTTGGAGATGTACTTGCAAAAATGAAGTCGTGGTTCTAG